The genomic DNA CAGGTTCATTCACGGTATGGATCCGTCCAGCAATTATCTTCTGTTACAGCTTCTCTCCATCGATTTTTAAAGATCTTCAATTCGATAGACGATCGTATTCTTACCTGTATGGAGCTTAAGTCAAACACCAAACAGAGAAAAGATAATGAAAATGCCAAACATATCGAATTCAGATTGCTTACTGCAAATCTATCGTTAGTTGTAGGTTTACCAGGGGATATCTGAAAGTACAAGCATACGAGTTAGGTTGGTAAAGAAACTTATCATCTGGACAAAAGTAATAGAATGAAGGATTGGGTTATATGAAACAATGTTAAGCATCATCGAACGAAAAAAGAATGAATATTAAGACCATGAACAGACAAAAACATTTGCGAGTACATGGTTATATAGCATCCAAAACACCATGATCATCTCTAAAAAGATTCCTTCGTTTTCGTTGAAGGTACACATAATAGTGGAAGACTAAAAAGTCTTATTTAATAACAAGATTGATGTAGCTAAGACCAAATAGTTAAAGACGAAAATTATTTATATCGCCTACCTCTTTCTTGTCAAGCCCACCAAGCGTAGGAAGTGCCTTGTGAACTATGTATTCACCATCCACCACTCCGATATTTTTGATCCGGTCACCCTACCAGCAATGAGCTTAGACTACTAATACACAAGAAAGACAACTTGGAATACTCCAAGCTCTAATGGAAATTTACCTGAGCACAATAACCAAGTTTCAAATCCAGACCCCAAGCATGAATCAAGTCACTCTACAGGCAAATGAAAATAGATTAGTAAATAATTTCCCAAAATATACAAACACTCAAACACATAAAGAATCAAGATATTTCTACGCACTTGTATCATATGCCACACACAACGCCAAGAAGCCCGAGAGAAAACAGGAGCCATCATTTCTATCCACCTGCAATAGCAGAATCTCTTAGTAATGGAGGTGGTAAACATACAAGAAAGCAAATATTTATTTAACAGTCAGGAGGGCTTCTATTTTTTAAGCATGTTCATTTAAAACATaagtttattattttatattttttcacaAAAAACACAAATGAACTCTTGACAAGTTTAGTATCGAGCTTATTCATGAATATGAACATTCTGTTCATTTATAGCCCGAGCATTGCCTTGATGTGTGAAAATACCTCACATGAAGATATTAACTAAGCAACAACTTGTTATCTGACACTATGAGCTAGCATGTTTCAGTAAGATTGACTATTGACACTATGCAGCTAAAATTACATATCACGCTGCGCTTTCATATGATTGAGGGGCCAAACTTCAAagcaaaatttatatataagatTCATTTAGGAAGTATCTAATCTATATGATTGAGTCGATATTTGAAAGTGTGACCTTTATTCTACCAGTACATGGAAATATAAGCCAATTCATTTAGGACCTTTATTCTAACTATAGCAACTAGCGCCAAATGGTGTCGATGTTCCAACCATTTGCTCTCACCACAGTCCACAGATATTAAACTCCAAAATTCCAATGAGCCACATGTCAACTTATTACACAAGCCTTGTATCTTGTCACTAAGATCAAGGTTGGGAAAAAAGTTATTTAAAGGGGTGGCTAAGCTCAACACTTGGAACACCATACCTAAGATGTCATCTGAAATTCTGAATTCTCAAAATCAGTCTGCCTAATTCAAAACTTCCTTCCAAGTTCTATGTTTTCATTCGTTTGGATAGAGGCAAGATGATAGTAGTACATTATTTCCTACTTTTCTTGTTTCTTAGAAATAGAAtttaaaagttgaaaagaaaaataaaataataacttaGAGGACTTTTTTAGcacatttaaatttattagaggtGAATGATGTGGTAaatattttttcccttttttctaATGACTTTATGTTACTTTCTAATAGAAATTTTCAATTGCCAAACAAGACCTACAAATATGTAAATGTGCCTAATTAATACAATTTAAGACAAATATGCAGTGGGAAAGGAATTCACCCAGTACAAGGTGGGGCAGTACTGTTCCTGTAGCATCTTCCTCCGCCATTTAACTTGAAGATTCTTCTGTTAATTGAAAAAATTACTTCTCATAATTTCCAGCTACTACAAGAACAAAATACTAAAAGTACAAAATGTCACAGCGAAACTGAATATGCAAGTATTGATTAATCATATTGGCAAAAAAAGAAGCCATCACCTGTGTATATCTCCATGACTCTGACGTGCAGTAATTTGGTGGTGAACTCTAGATGATTTTGCAGGATCAAGAGCAGGTTGCGATATCTCCAAGCCTTCCCTCTCCACAATTGTCAAATATCTGAAGAGTTATCCAATTCATACAACATTCCTATGTAAAATTCTTTGTAAAAAGTTTCAAATCAATCTTGAataatcaaattagaaaatttcaaGAAGTCAGTGAATCATAACtaggaatattttttaaaagaaaaaaacatttaaaatttctAACTACATAAAAAATGGAAAATAGATAAGTACTATACTAGGCAGAATGTGACTAGTCAAAAGAAGTTATTGACAGCTAGTCCAGGATGACATAATTGTTAAGCTATAGGAGCAAGCTATCGATCATTAAGATGATGATCATCCtagttttaaaaattcaataaacAGAGAAATAGCAAAAGAGCAACAGCAACCTTTCAGGATGAAAATTTTCCACTCCGAGGTCCTCATCCCATAAGAATATGTACTTGTATGGTGCAACCATGTCTGGATGTAAGAAGCGTTTTGCAAACCACCTGCAGAACACATTACTGATTTTAGAATAGacaaaataaaaaagataaaacTAAGTATAAGTTGGGAAACACCAACCATTTTGTTTGATTCATTGCAGAAATATGCAAAGCACTGTCACTCCATTGTAGATCTTTCCATTTGTCAACAATACCATCATAGTGAAAGAGCATTACCATGCAGTTAGACGAAGCAAACTATAATGAGAAAGAAGAGAGTGACTAAAGAAGATCCATACACACGAGGAATATGAGGCAGGGGATATTATTTTACCTTCATTACGATTTTATCCACAatttctttttgctttatacCAACTGCCATTGCCAATAAATTCTTCTGTGAACTTGTAATTTTCTGTCTCAATTTTTGCAAAAAGAATTATCATAAAAATCACTATTAACTTCAACCCAAATGGTAAATCAATGTATGTATGCTAGAAGTTGTATTTAGTCATAAAAGATAATAACTGTATCAATCAATGATCGACGACCACATGATTTTGTCCAGTACTTATCTTAAAGCTTAAAAGTGCTAAACATTCATTAGGAGCTTCATTTAGATTgatgcaaaaaaataaaattatcaaccaAATATATATATCTTAGATGGTAAATAGTAGCTCAAAACAATATTATACTTGAGAACTTTTCACATAAAAACCTTGTACTTGAACACCTTATCTCTGATTAACAACTCAAGGAATCTAAAATTAACACCTAGAAGACAGTCAACTACACTAATGAAATCAACAGGAAGCGGACCTTTTTTTTTGGAGCACCCCAAAGAGGCACCATTTCCATGTCTGACGTCCGGCTAATAATTCCTTTGGGAAGTGGTTCAGACCCTGATGCCTTACAAGGACTCTAACAACCACGTAAACTAAATAATCAGAACACAAATGGAATTTAACAATCTTAATGAGTGTAAGACTACAATAAAGAAAAAGTAATTTAATGTGCAATTGCTTTTATAAATTTGAAGAAGTCCTGGAAAGAAAACCTTGCATAAGTCAGATTGAGTGGACTCCAAGTTGAATGTACTCTTCCTTGAAAAGCTTTGGGTGATGTTTGCAAAGCCAGTTAGTGAACCAGctatcattttctaaaaaaagaagaagaatgaaAAGTGTGGCtacaagttaatagaaaatgtAAGAGTTCACAAAATAATCCGACTTAAAAACTGGAGTCTAAGAAGTTCATGGACATGGAAAGCAATATCCGTGATGGAAAAATCATTCAATCAAATTAATATAAGTCTATATGCATCAAGATTTTCAGTTAAATTGAGACAAAACAGCTCATGTTCAGATAAAACTAAATAATGAAATGGTAAGGAAAAATTAATCAAACCTCCTTATAATCAGTTGCAATATAGGCGGTTCCAATGATGaaggaaaaaaagaggaaagcaGCTACATTCCAGATACTACAATAGCAAAGTCTCCGGCTTGAGTGGTCCGTGATTGGAGGTCGCCTGCCATAAGTTTTTAGGGAAAAACATTAACGTACTATAAATTATTAATCAAGAATCCATCTACTAGATTCCAAAGAGGGATATAATAAAAGATAAATTAAGGAAAGAAATCCTTGTAAAACCATCAATAAAGTTACTATATTTTATCACGAGAATTGAACAGTAATCAATGATAGACATCGTCGCTACCAACGTAGCAACAAAGTCGCTAACATCCGTGGCACAAAATTGCCACAAAAGAAATACGATTTGACTTCGCGTGTAATTCTTCTGCAAAACTTTCAGACAAGAAAATgttaatcaattttaacttttttaaaaatctcttttaagaAAATAGTTGATGTAAATTCAGAGCAAAAACAGTCACTGATGCAACAACCCAATACCAGAGTTCCCTTTTTCCACTTTATTGAACAGAGAATTGATTCGAAAAAATATAGTCACTTTtacaaaccataaaatcacactTACAAACCGACTGGCATAGATGAAAACTAATGATCACGCCCACAACACAGAAACTAAAACACTGAACGGTTGCATAAAGCTGCGATAGAATCGTAGAATGTTTGATAGCAACAACCCAGTCCCCAAAACATGATCTTTTGGTCAGAAGCAAACCAACAAGAAAGGGAACGACAGTCGCTCA from Zingiber officinale cultivar Zhangliang chromosome 4A, Zo_v1.1, whole genome shotgun sequence includes the following:
- the LOC121969524 gene encoding uncharacterized protein LOC121969524, whose amino-acid sequence is MLDRSWRPPITDHSSRRLCYCSIWNVAAFLFFSFIIGTAYIATDYKEKMIAGSLTGFANITQSFSRKSTFNLESTQSDLCKSPCKASGSEPLPKGIISRTSDMEMVPLWGAPKKKKITSSQKNLLAMAVGIKQKEIVDKIVMKFASSNCMVMLFHYDGIVDKWKDLQWSDSALHISAMNQTKWWFAKRFLHPDMVAPYKYIFLWDEDLGVENFHPERYLTIVEREGLEISQPALDPAKSSRVHHQITARQSHGDIHRRIFKLNGGGRCYRNSTAPPCTGWIEMMAPVFSRASWRCVWHMIQSDLIHAWGLDLKLGYCAQGDRIKNIGVVDGEYIVHKALPTLGGLDKKEISPGKPTTNDRFAVRIRSSIELKIFKNRWREAVTEDNCWTDPYRE